A stretch of DNA from Acomys russatus chromosome 4, mAcoRus1.1, whole genome shotgun sequence:
AGATACAGTTTCAGCCCttcaatgtgtttttaaataacttaaagAAAGCCGCCCTGTTTTGACATGGAGAGAAGGGTGCACTAAGAGTTCTGTGTTAGGAGACAGACCTCTGAATTCATATCTATCCTCTCTAGCCCGGTGCCTTGATCTTATCTCCATGGCTAGAGAGTCCCCCGgggccccctgcccccccccctgccccatcCAACCTCTGGCCTAGTGGAATTACTTCCAAAGAAAACTGCGAGCCAAAGTTGCTGAGTTGGTGGGGGGTGAGGTGAAGGGGACCCAAAGACGAAGCCAGCAGTCAGAGTCCACAGCAGAAATGGACACCTGGAATCTTCTGcagttgaattttgttttgtttcccttaaCCCAGcgctattttaaaaagaaagaaaaaagaaatcaggacatTGTTAGAGGTAATCTAAACTTTACAAATGACTTTTTAATAATCTCCGTGTGTGAGAGTCGTGTTACATTTAGGAGCTTTTATGTAGTTGAATTTGTTCAAATTTACCCTTCTCTGTATTAGCATCCTAATACAAAGGTGGCAGCCAACGCTGGAGCCCTGCTCTTCcttgcctctccctccacccctcctttTTAGAAGGGTTGGGTGTCTTTCACTCTGGCCTTGGCCCTCACACCGGAACCTGAACCTCCCAGAAAGGACAGAAAGTGATGGGGACCATGGGAGGGTACCTCAGGTAAGGACCGCGGTCAGCGGCCGCGCTGCGCTATCGTCCTGCAGGGGGCGCGCGCGAGCTGGCTCGGCGAGACTCGGTCCGAGCGGTCCGCGTGACCAGAACGCGGTCTTTCCCCAGCGGTTGACTGCATATAAGGCCAACTCGCTTCTGGGCGTTAACATCCTCTGATCGCAGCCGCCCCAGGTGCGTCTCCGTTCTGGAAAGTTCTGCGGAGCAGGCCCTGGCCGGGCCTTCTGGGACTGTTGGACGGCTGGGTGCCCAGGTCCAGGGGAAGATGGTTTTGATCAGTatcttggatttttccttctagatTTGGAATTCTACACTAAAGTCATCATGGGCATTTTCCAGAGACTGATGAAAAATAAGGAAGTAAGttttaaaagcaacaaatacATCTTGACTTCTgagagtgtttttgtttgtttgtttgtttgtttttttgttttttgtttttgttttcaaaaagaggagagggaaaagatggtgaagattttgaatttttatactGCTTTGTTATATTTTGGAGTTTCATACTGAATTTAtccctcacctgttctctctcagCTCATCCCTTTGGTGTTTATCATGACTGTGGCCGTTACTGGAGCCTCGTCTTTTGCTTTGTATGCTTTACAAAAAACCGATGTGGTGTAAGTATTAACACCTCCTGTGTAGGACTCTCTGGGGAGCTTTTCTCTGACCCCCAGGTTCTGAAATACATGCTGTCAGTTTCTGGCTTTTTCCTGTGAATAAGAGCATCAAAGTGTGGACTGAAAAACAGTTCTGGTATCAGAAAGACTGACGGTGGCATTTGTTTCTTGTTGCTTGTGTCTCAGTATATTCTCCTGCAGTGAAGtaaaatttgatttctttttaaatttaagcttTGAAATTgaagtacttaaaatatttagGGGGCTCAATACCATGGAACATAGTCATCTTAAGTTTCAAGATTTCAATTTATTAGAAAGTTCTTTCCCTGTGTGGTAGAATTGATACATTCAGCAATCTGCGATGGACTCTAGTATCAACTTTGGGTAAAGGAAAGTAAAAGAGCGTTGTCTCCTGGGCTGCGAAGAGAGAGATATCTCTAAAACTGACAATGGCTGATCCAGGGTCAGAGAGGGCAGGGACTAACAATGGTTAGAGGGTGGTGCCTGGACCTGGGGACCCACACTTCAAGCCTAGCCCCCATCCCTTCTAGAATCCCCCTgttggagggtggggggaagggaaaggctcttcctgcttctccttaGCCCTTCATTTTCACTTCCAGTACTGCCTGTTTGTGGGAGCAATCTCCCATCCTGCCCAATAAAGCAAATAGAGGGAGGGATCTTTAAAGCTCCAAACAAATGCTGTATTTCCACTGGACACCTTTTAACTTCAGCTGTTAGAGATGACAACTAAAGTTAGCAGTTCCGGTGTGGAGACGGAGTCTGTCTCTAGGAAGTTTATAGACCTGCTAGCCTTTCAGGGTTTGTGTAAATGAATTTATCTTTCTTAAATTAATCTCCATTTACTTTTAGTATTGATCGAAAAAGAAACCCAGAACCTTGGGAAATGGTGGATCCTACTCAACCCCAAAAGGTATTGTTGAATTTACAATACATGATTGACAACCAGCCCAAACCTTTGTTCAGCAGTGGAGACAGCAGTCCTTGCTCTTACAGAGTGGCATCCAGTGTCTAGAGACCTGGTTCAAGTCCTTGCTCTGTTCTGCACAGTTTGACTTCTCTGAATCTATGAGATAAGCATGCTAATAAAACTTGCCCTCAGATCTAAAATCATCAAAATACAGAGCCTTTTTAGCATAGTGCACCGGGCCATATGTAGCACCCAGATATAAACCTTATTGACTCATTGTTGAAATATATTGACTTGTTTCCACATTACTTAACCTAAAATTAATATAAGGTGTGATAAACAATAAGGTTCCTGAAAATGGGAGTGGGTTCTTTCCCAGTGGAATTAActatcattcatttattttcaaaggaCTATTCCAAAGGTTTTAtcttttaagcatttattttaaattatttgttggggggtggggtgggcaggtaGTCATGCCTGTGCCATggcttgtgtgtggaggtcagagcgtCAGCTCTCTTCTCCCCACTACATGGATCTCagaaatcaaattcaggttgtcagccttggcaggCACATTTACCCGCTGAGCCGTCGCGGCATCTTGCCGGTCTAGGTTCAAAtctgtgtattttaaatattctaaagGCTAGAAGCATGTGGGGTCAGAGTGGACACCAGTTAGGAGTGCTAGCAAACCCTACACAGAGCAAAGCTCCGTTAACATGTAAGTCACGGAGAGGCCTGCAGGATCTTTGTCAGTTTGCGTCTCCCAGGGCCTGTGAGGACCAGTGGAGGTGTCTGACTGAGAGAGCTGATTGGACCGTTTGTGCTTTCACGAAGCTATTGCAATGAAGGAGTTTTAAGACCCTACTGTGTGCCTTGCCTTGTGCTTGGAACATTGTACATCCATCTACAAGGAACGAGCgtgcctctgccttttgaattTAAACGCTGTCTTAGCAAACTAGACATCTTGAAACCACTAGTGAGAGCAGGCTGTGTGTACGACTGTTCTCCCTGATCCCGTGACCCCTAGAGACCCCAGGAATTCAGGGGATAGAGTGGCAAAAATAGGCCTAGCCTGCCATTCTGTGCTTGTTTCACAGAGGAGAGGAGGTTCTTTTATTACTAGGGTGATAATTTTCCTTAGAGGAGTATGGACAGATCCTCCAACGAAGTGTGtgtcttgctttctgtttttgaagCTTATAACCATCAACCAGCAATGGAAGCCAGTTGAAGAGCTGCAGAGAGTCCGAAGGGCGACCAGATGATTTCTCTTCGCCCTTTTCTTCCAAAGAATACTCTATGAATCTAGTGGAAACACTTCTGCACAAACTAGATTTTGAAGCCAGTGTGCGGAAATGCTTCTGCTACGTTTTTAGGGTTTGCCTACATTCTTTGGGTCCTGCATAAGCAATTGATGGTAGCACATAGCCTGAAAGTCGTTTTCTGTGTTTATTGATGTGAATTTCAATGTTAAATTTGAAACGTTATGTTTGTGATGCTTGCATGTATTCCTTAAAATGTATAAACATGTATAAATTAGATTActatctttaataaaatattctttgtgCAGTCTCAAAATTTACTTGACTTTAAAAAGGGAGAACATctttttatgggaaaaaaaaaagcacattctGGAAGTATAAAACTTCATCTTTTAAATATCAAGTGCAGATTTCTAAGTGTTACTTCCAAGTTCATTCACTCTCACTCCAGAAACGTCCTGAGCATGTGCCATTTTCAGCGAAGCAAAGAACAAGTACAACATTTGGATGGATGTGGATGTGGTAAGTTCAGGAGAAAAGGGATGTGGAGACAGGTGAGAGACCTTCATGAGGATGGCTGGCGACCAGGaatcccaggcatgcagaggtcAGCCCTGCAGAAGCCAGTGGGACCTCTGCTGCTCCCAGGAGGATGGAAAGGGGAGGCTGGGCAACCCTGGCCGACATCCTGTAAGGTCTGGCCAAAGGGAGACTTGAGAGTGGCTGGTCTGACCGATGGTTTAATCATATCCGacacccttcctcttccctcactccatcctcccccaccccatcccttgAAGGCTCTTAAAAATGGGATCAAGTAGGAAGTTGTTTTTTATTGAATGTAAAATAAACTGGGCTATAACTCATATGCTATGGCAGTCGCCCATGTAAATCGCACAGCTCAgggcttttattatgtttacagagTTGCGTAATCATCTCCATCTAATTCTTGAACCTTTGCTTTATTCTCAAAGGAACCCCATGCCCATGAGCACTCACCATCCCTGACCCCTCTGCTCCCAGCCCAAGGCAAACACCCATAAACTTTTATTTCCAGGCTCAGCCTATTCTGGACATTTCATATAAACAGGACCATATACGGACTTTTGTCTGACTTTATCTCTGAAGATTTCCAAGTCATTTTTGTTGCATCACATTTTCAGCATCCCATCCCTTTTGCTGAGGAATTGTATTATGCTGTATAGATTGTCCACATACTGTCC
This window harbors:
- the C4H15orf48 gene encoding normal mucosa of esophagus-specific gene 1 protein; protein product: MGIFQRLMKNKELIPLVFIMTVAVTGASSFALYALQKTDVVIDRKRNPEPWEMVDPTQPQKLITINQQWKPVEELQRVRRATR